One stretch of Caloenas nicobarica isolate bCalNic1 chromosome 2, bCalNic1.hap1, whole genome shotgun sequence DNA includes these proteins:
- the TRIM55 gene encoding tripartite motif-containing protein 55 isoform X2, giving the protein MPLEKLGMSSSLSYKSFSKEQQTMDNLEKQLICPICLEMFTKPVVILPCQHNLCRKCASDIFQASNPYLPTRGGTTVASGGRFRCPSCRHEVVLDRHGVYGLQRNLLVENIIDIYKQESTRPERKCDQPMCEEHEDERINIYCLNCEMPTCSLCKVFGAHKDCQVALLTNVYQRQKSELSDGIAVLVGSNDRAQGIVTQLEETCRMVEECCRRQKEQLCEKFDYLYSVLEERKNEMTQIITRTQEEKLEHVRSLMKKYADHLESVSKLVESGIQFMEEPEMAVFLQNAKTLLQKITEASKGFQMEKIEDGYENMNQFTVNLSREEKIIREIDFDREEEGEEEEEEMVDGEDLDEVHTESSGEEEEEEVKEEGPERASQPPQQDPEPQNAAGEHPAEPTPVLLPAALTAQDEVVTPSGSQQTPEPDTQVPATAETMDPLFYPSWYKAQSRQSSSPSSTPVSGLGKVGPPVSLETSAKKAEAPAAAAIEESAPGSGKESNATAATSKTGSEPSPQGQVEETPVSNERGDEPARHIFSFSWLNSLNE; this is encoded by the exons ATGCCCCTGGAAAAGCTAGGGATGAGCTCCTCCCTGAGCTACAAGTCCTTCTCCAAAGAGCAGCAAACCATGGATAACCTGGAGAAACAGCTTATTTGCCCCATCTGCTTGGAGATGTTTACCAAGCCAGTGGTCAtcctgccctgccagcacaaCCTCTGTCGGAAATGCGCCAGCGACATTTTCCAG GCCTCCAACCCCTACCTGCCGACCAGGGGAGGCACAACCGTGGCATCAGGAGGACGCTTTCGCTGCCCCTCCTGCAGACACGAAGTGGTCCTGGACCGGCACGGCGTCTACGGGCTGCAGAGGAACCTGCTGGTGGAGAACATCATCGATATCTACAAGCAGGAGTCCACAAG ACCCGAAAGGAAGTGTGACCAGCCAATGTGCGAAGAGCACGAAGACGAGAGAATTAATATCTATTGTTTGAACTGTGAAATGCCCACCTGCTCCCTGTGCAAAGTCTTTGGTGCCCACAAAGACTGTCAAGTTGCTCTTCTCACAAATGTTTACCAGCGACAGAAG TCTGAGCTGAGTGATGGCATCGCGGTCCTGGTGGGGAGCAATGACAGAGCGCAAGGGATAGTCACGCAGCTGGAGGAGACCTGCAGGATGGTTGAG GAATGCTGCAGACGACAGAAAGAGCAGCTGTGTGAAAAATTTGATTATCTCTATTCTgtactggaagaaagaaaaaatgagatgaCACAAATAATCACCAGAACCCAAGAGGAGAAACTGGAACATGTCCGCTCCCTCATGAAGAAGTATGCGGACCATTTGGAATCTGTGTCAAAGCTGGTTGAATCAGGAATCCAGTTCATGGAAGAACCAGAAATGGCCGTGTTTTTGCAG aatgcCAAAACATTGCTACAAAA AATTACTGAAGCATCTAAAggatttcaaatggaaaaaatagagGATGGGTATGAAAATATGAACCAATTCACGGTGAAcctcagcagagaagaaaagataatACGAGAAATTGATTTTGACCGAG aggaggagggagaagaggaagaggaagagatggTGGATGGTGAAGATTTGGATGAAGTCCACACAGAGTCatcaggagaggaggaggaggaagaggtgaaGGAGGAAGGACCTGAGAGAGCATCGCAGCCACCTCAGCAGGACCCTGAACCGCAGAATGCGGCAGGAGAACACCCAGCTGAACCCACCCCAGTGCTGCTACCTGCTGCCCTGACTGCTCAG GATGAGGTTGTGACACCAAGTGGTTCTCAACAGACCCCAGAGCCTGACACTCAAGTGCCAGCCACAGCAGAAACCATGGATCCCTTGTTTTACCCTAGCTGGTATAAGGCTCAGTCGCGGCAATCAAGCAGTCCGAGCTCAACCCCAGTGAGTGGGTTGGGGAAAGTAGGGCCTCCTGTTTCTCTGGAAACAAGTGCAAAGAAGGCAGAAGCCCCAGCAGCGGCAGCGATCGAGGAGAGTGCGCCAGGGAGTGGTAAGGAAAGTAATGCCACTGCAGCGACGTCCAAG
- the TRIM55 gene encoding tripartite motif-containing protein 55 isoform X3, protein MPLEKLGMSSSLSYKSFSKEQQTMDNLEKQLICPICLEMFTKPVVILPCQHNLCRKCASDIFQASNPYLPTRGGTTVASGGRFRCPSCRHEVVLDRHGVYGLQRNLLVENIIDIYKQESTSRPERKCDQPMCEEHEDERINIYCLNCEMPTCSLCKVFGAHKDCQVALLTNVYQRQKSELSDGIAVLVGSNDRAQGIVTQLEETCRMVEECCRRQKEQLCEKFDYLYSVLEERKNEMTQIITRTQEEKLEHVRSLMKKYADHLESVSKLVESGIQFMEEPEMAVFLQNAKTLLQKITEASKGFQMEKIEDGYENMNQFTVNLSREEKIIREIDFDREEEGEEEEEEMVDGEDLDEVHTESSGEEEEEEVKEEGPERASQPPQQDPEPQNAAGEHPAEPTPVLLPAALTAQDEVVTPSGSQQTPEPDTQVPATAETMDPLFYPSWYKAQSRQSSSPSSTPVSGLGKVGPPVSLETSAKKAEAPAAAAIEESAPGSGKESNATAATSKELAFCISLLAILIILHRLWNLIQYMICTFMDWF, encoded by the exons ATGCCCCTGGAAAAGCTAGGGATGAGCTCCTCCCTGAGCTACAAGTCCTTCTCCAAAGAGCAGCAAACCATGGATAACCTGGAGAAACAGCTTATTTGCCCCATCTGCTTGGAGATGTTTACCAAGCCAGTGGTCAtcctgccctgccagcacaaCCTCTGTCGGAAATGCGCCAGCGACATTTTCCAG GCCTCCAACCCCTACCTGCCGACCAGGGGAGGCACAACCGTGGCATCAGGAGGACGCTTTCGCTGCCCCTCCTGCAGACACGAAGTGGTCCTGGACCGGCACGGCGTCTACGGGCTGCAGAGGAACCTGCTGGTGGAGAACATCATCGATATCTACAAGCAGGAGTCCACAAG caGACCCGAAAGGAAGTGTGACCAGCCAATGTGCGAAGAGCACGAAGACGAGAGAATTAATATCTATTGTTTGAACTGTGAAATGCCCACCTGCTCCCTGTGCAAAGTCTTTGGTGCCCACAAAGACTGTCAAGTTGCTCTTCTCACAAATGTTTACCAGCGACAGAAG TCTGAGCTGAGTGATGGCATCGCGGTCCTGGTGGGGAGCAATGACAGAGCGCAAGGGATAGTCACGCAGCTGGAGGAGACCTGCAGGATGGTTGAG GAATGCTGCAGACGACAGAAAGAGCAGCTGTGTGAAAAATTTGATTATCTCTATTCTgtactggaagaaagaaaaaatgagatgaCACAAATAATCACCAGAACCCAAGAGGAGAAACTGGAACATGTCCGCTCCCTCATGAAGAAGTATGCGGACCATTTGGAATCTGTGTCAAAGCTGGTTGAATCAGGAATCCAGTTCATGGAAGAACCAGAAATGGCCGTGTTTTTGCAG aatgcCAAAACATTGCTACAAAA AATTACTGAAGCATCTAAAggatttcaaatggaaaaaatagagGATGGGTATGAAAATATGAACCAATTCACGGTGAAcctcagcagagaagaaaagataatACGAGAAATTGATTTTGACCGAG aggaggagggagaagaggaagaggaagagatggTGGATGGTGAAGATTTGGATGAAGTCCACACAGAGTCatcaggagaggaggaggaggaagaggtgaaGGAGGAAGGACCTGAGAGAGCATCGCAGCCACCTCAGCAGGACCCTGAACCGCAGAATGCGGCAGGAGAACACCCAGCTGAACCCACCCCAGTGCTGCTACCTGCTGCCCTGACTGCTCAG GATGAGGTTGTGACACCAAGTGGTTCTCAACAGACCCCAGAGCCTGACACTCAAGTGCCAGCCACAGCAGAAACCATGGATCCCTTGTTTTACCCTAGCTGGTATAAGGCTCAGTCGCGGCAATCAAGCAGTCCGAGCTCAACCCCAGTGAGTGGGTTGGGGAAAGTAGGGCCTCCTGTTTCTCTGGAAACAAGTGCAAAGAAGGCAGAAGCCCCAGCAGCGGCAGCGATCGAGGAGAGTGCGCCAGGGAGTGGTAAGGAAAGTAATGCCACTGCAGCGACGTCCAAG GAGTTAGCATTCTGCATATCACTTTTGGCAATTCTTATCATACTACATCGTCTTTGGAATCTGATACAATACATGATTTGTACTTTCATGG
- the TRIM55 gene encoding tripartite motif-containing protein 55 isoform X1, whose product MPLEKLGMSSSLSYKSFSKEQQTMDNLEKQLICPICLEMFTKPVVILPCQHNLCRKCASDIFQASNPYLPTRGGTTVASGGRFRCPSCRHEVVLDRHGVYGLQRNLLVENIIDIYKQESTSRPERKCDQPMCEEHEDERINIYCLNCEMPTCSLCKVFGAHKDCQVALLTNVYQRQKSELSDGIAVLVGSNDRAQGIVTQLEETCRMVEECCRRQKEQLCEKFDYLYSVLEERKNEMTQIITRTQEEKLEHVRSLMKKYADHLESVSKLVESGIQFMEEPEMAVFLQNAKTLLQKITEASKGFQMEKIEDGYENMNQFTVNLSREEKIIREIDFDREEEGEEEEEEMVDGEDLDEVHTESSGEEEEEEVKEEGPERASQPPQQDPEPQNAAGEHPAEPTPVLLPAALTAQDEVVTPSGSQQTPEPDTQVPATAETMDPLFYPSWYKAQSRQSSSPSSTPVSGLGKVGPPVSLETSAKKAEAPAAAAIEESAPGSGKESNATAATSKTGSEPSPQGQVEETPVSNERGDEPARHIFSFSWLNSLNE is encoded by the exons ATGCCCCTGGAAAAGCTAGGGATGAGCTCCTCCCTGAGCTACAAGTCCTTCTCCAAAGAGCAGCAAACCATGGATAACCTGGAGAAACAGCTTATTTGCCCCATCTGCTTGGAGATGTTTACCAAGCCAGTGGTCAtcctgccctgccagcacaaCCTCTGTCGGAAATGCGCCAGCGACATTTTCCAG GCCTCCAACCCCTACCTGCCGACCAGGGGAGGCACAACCGTGGCATCAGGAGGACGCTTTCGCTGCCCCTCCTGCAGACACGAAGTGGTCCTGGACCGGCACGGCGTCTACGGGCTGCAGAGGAACCTGCTGGTGGAGAACATCATCGATATCTACAAGCAGGAGTCCACAAG caGACCCGAAAGGAAGTGTGACCAGCCAATGTGCGAAGAGCACGAAGACGAGAGAATTAATATCTATTGTTTGAACTGTGAAATGCCCACCTGCTCCCTGTGCAAAGTCTTTGGTGCCCACAAAGACTGTCAAGTTGCTCTTCTCACAAATGTTTACCAGCGACAGAAG TCTGAGCTGAGTGATGGCATCGCGGTCCTGGTGGGGAGCAATGACAGAGCGCAAGGGATAGTCACGCAGCTGGAGGAGACCTGCAGGATGGTTGAG GAATGCTGCAGACGACAGAAAGAGCAGCTGTGTGAAAAATTTGATTATCTCTATTCTgtactggaagaaagaaaaaatgagatgaCACAAATAATCACCAGAACCCAAGAGGAGAAACTGGAACATGTCCGCTCCCTCATGAAGAAGTATGCGGACCATTTGGAATCTGTGTCAAAGCTGGTTGAATCAGGAATCCAGTTCATGGAAGAACCAGAAATGGCCGTGTTTTTGCAG aatgcCAAAACATTGCTACAAAA AATTACTGAAGCATCTAAAggatttcaaatggaaaaaatagagGATGGGTATGAAAATATGAACCAATTCACGGTGAAcctcagcagagaagaaaagataatACGAGAAATTGATTTTGACCGAG aggaggagggagaagaggaagaggaagagatggTGGATGGTGAAGATTTGGATGAAGTCCACACAGAGTCatcaggagaggaggaggaggaagaggtgaaGGAGGAAGGACCTGAGAGAGCATCGCAGCCACCTCAGCAGGACCCTGAACCGCAGAATGCGGCAGGAGAACACCCAGCTGAACCCACCCCAGTGCTGCTACCTGCTGCCCTGACTGCTCAG GATGAGGTTGTGACACCAAGTGGTTCTCAACAGACCCCAGAGCCTGACACTCAAGTGCCAGCCACAGCAGAAACCATGGATCCCTTGTTTTACCCTAGCTGGTATAAGGCTCAGTCGCGGCAATCAAGCAGTCCGAGCTCAACCCCAGTGAGTGGGTTGGGGAAAGTAGGGCCTCCTGTTTCTCTGGAAACAAGTGCAAAGAAGGCAGAAGCCCCAGCAGCGGCAGCGATCGAGGAGAGTGCGCCAGGGAGTGGTAAGGAAAGTAATGCCACTGCAGCGACGTCCAAG
- the TRIM55 gene encoding tripartite motif-containing protein 55 isoform X4, whose protein sequence is MPLEKLGMSSSLSYKSFSKEQQTMDNLEKQLICPICLEMFTKPVVILPCQHNLCRKCASDIFQASNPYLPTRGGTTVASGGRFRCPSCRHEVVLDRHGVYGLQRNLLVENIIDIYKQESTRPERKCDQPMCEEHEDERINIYCLNCEMPTCSLCKVFGAHKDCQVALLTNVYQRQKSELSDGIAVLVGSNDRAQGIVTQLEETCRMVEECCRRQKEQLCEKFDYLYSVLEERKNEMTQIITRTQEEKLEHVRSLMKKYADHLESVSKLVESGIQFMEEPEMAVFLQNAKTLLQKITEASKGFQMEKIEDGYENMNQFTVNLSREEKIIREIDFDREEEGEEEEEEMVDGEDLDEVHTESSGEEEEEEVKEEGPERASQPPQQDPEPQNAAGEHPAEPTPVLLPAALTAQDEVVTPSGSQQTPEPDTQVPATAETMDPLFYPSWYKAQSRQSSSPSSTPVSGLGKVGPPVSLETSAKKAEAPAAAAIEESAPGSGKESNATAATSKELAFCISLLAILIILHRLWNLIQYMICTFMDWF, encoded by the exons ATGCCCCTGGAAAAGCTAGGGATGAGCTCCTCCCTGAGCTACAAGTCCTTCTCCAAAGAGCAGCAAACCATGGATAACCTGGAGAAACAGCTTATTTGCCCCATCTGCTTGGAGATGTTTACCAAGCCAGTGGTCAtcctgccctgccagcacaaCCTCTGTCGGAAATGCGCCAGCGACATTTTCCAG GCCTCCAACCCCTACCTGCCGACCAGGGGAGGCACAACCGTGGCATCAGGAGGACGCTTTCGCTGCCCCTCCTGCAGACACGAAGTGGTCCTGGACCGGCACGGCGTCTACGGGCTGCAGAGGAACCTGCTGGTGGAGAACATCATCGATATCTACAAGCAGGAGTCCACAAG ACCCGAAAGGAAGTGTGACCAGCCAATGTGCGAAGAGCACGAAGACGAGAGAATTAATATCTATTGTTTGAACTGTGAAATGCCCACCTGCTCCCTGTGCAAAGTCTTTGGTGCCCACAAAGACTGTCAAGTTGCTCTTCTCACAAATGTTTACCAGCGACAGAAG TCTGAGCTGAGTGATGGCATCGCGGTCCTGGTGGGGAGCAATGACAGAGCGCAAGGGATAGTCACGCAGCTGGAGGAGACCTGCAGGATGGTTGAG GAATGCTGCAGACGACAGAAAGAGCAGCTGTGTGAAAAATTTGATTATCTCTATTCTgtactggaagaaagaaaaaatgagatgaCACAAATAATCACCAGAACCCAAGAGGAGAAACTGGAACATGTCCGCTCCCTCATGAAGAAGTATGCGGACCATTTGGAATCTGTGTCAAAGCTGGTTGAATCAGGAATCCAGTTCATGGAAGAACCAGAAATGGCCGTGTTTTTGCAG aatgcCAAAACATTGCTACAAAA AATTACTGAAGCATCTAAAggatttcaaatggaaaaaatagagGATGGGTATGAAAATATGAACCAATTCACGGTGAAcctcagcagagaagaaaagataatACGAGAAATTGATTTTGACCGAG aggaggagggagaagaggaagaggaagagatggTGGATGGTGAAGATTTGGATGAAGTCCACACAGAGTCatcaggagaggaggaggaggaagaggtgaaGGAGGAAGGACCTGAGAGAGCATCGCAGCCACCTCAGCAGGACCCTGAACCGCAGAATGCGGCAGGAGAACACCCAGCTGAACCCACCCCAGTGCTGCTACCTGCTGCCCTGACTGCTCAG GATGAGGTTGTGACACCAAGTGGTTCTCAACAGACCCCAGAGCCTGACACTCAAGTGCCAGCCACAGCAGAAACCATGGATCCCTTGTTTTACCCTAGCTGGTATAAGGCTCAGTCGCGGCAATCAAGCAGTCCGAGCTCAACCCCAGTGAGTGGGTTGGGGAAAGTAGGGCCTCCTGTTTCTCTGGAAACAAGTGCAAAGAAGGCAGAAGCCCCAGCAGCGGCAGCGATCGAGGAGAGTGCGCCAGGGAGTGGTAAGGAAAGTAATGCCACTGCAGCGACGTCCAAG GAGTTAGCATTCTGCATATCACTTTTGGCAATTCTTATCATACTACATCGTCTTTGGAATCTGATACAATACATGATTTGTACTTTCATGG